One window from the genome of Pseudomonas frederiksbergensis encodes:
- a CDS encoding AAA family ATPase, protein MEHREALLALRTFLSTQILGQEKLIERLLIALLADGHMLVEGAPGLAKTKAIKELAEGIEAQFHRIQFTPDLLPADITGTEIYRPETGSFVFQQGPIFHNLVLADEINRAPAKVQSALLEAMAERQVSVGRSTYELSPLFLVMATQNPIEQEGTYPLPEAQLDRFLMHVKIGFPDAAVERRILQQARGEALNGETKPERRVSQQAIFSARKEILGLYMADAVEEYLVQLIMATRNPAKFDPEMAEWIAYGASPRGSIALDRCARAHAWLAGRDFVSPEDIQAVLFDVLRHRIILSFEAEAAGIDQDRVVQRILDVVAVA, encoded by the coding sequence ATGGAACATCGTGAAGCGCTGCTGGCGCTGCGAACCTTTCTTTCTACGCAGATTCTCGGCCAGGAAAAACTCATCGAGCGCCTGCTCATCGCCCTGCTCGCCGATGGGCACATGTTGGTCGAAGGTGCGCCAGGGCTGGCCAAGACCAAGGCGATCAAGGAGCTGGCCGAAGGGATCGAAGCGCAGTTCCATCGTATTCAGTTCACGCCCGACCTGTTGCCGGCCGACATCACCGGTACCGAGATCTATCGTCCGGAAACCGGTAGTTTCGTGTTCCAGCAGGGGCCGATCTTCCACAACCTGGTACTGGCGGACGAAATCAACCGGGCCCCGGCAAAGGTTCAGTCGGCCTTGCTCGAAGCGATGGCCGAGCGGCAAGTCAGCGTCGGACGTAGCACCTATGAACTGTCCCCGCTGTTCCTGGTGATGGCGACTCAGAACCCGATCGAGCAGGAAGGCACCTACCCCCTGCCCGAGGCCCAGCTCGACCGGTTCCTGATGCACGTCAAGATAGGTTTCCCCGACGCTGCGGTGGAGCGCCGCATCCTGCAACAGGCCCGGGGGGAGGCACTGAACGGCGAGACCAAGCCCGAGCGGCGCGTCAGCCAACAGGCGATCTTCTCGGCGCGCAAGGAAATCCTCGGGCTGTACATGGCCGACGCCGTGGAGGAGTACCTGGTGCAACTGATCATGGCTACCCGCAACCCGGCCAAGTTCGACCCCGAGATGGCCGAGTGGATCGCCTACGGCGCCAGCCCACGCGGCTCGATTGCCCTGGATCGCTGCGCCCGCGCCCACGCCTGGCTGGCCGGGCGTGATTTCGTCAGCCCGGAAGATATCCAGGCCGTGCTGTTCGACGTGCTGCGCCATCGCATCATCCTGTCGTTCGAAGCCGAGGCCGCCGGCATTGACCAGGACCGGGTCGTGCAGCGGATTCTCGACGTCGTCGCCGTCGCTTGA
- a CDS encoding DUF4381 domain-containing protein produces MSSLDQLQPLMTPPPIGFWPPAPGWWLLLVLLPLLGVGVWQLRRFIPVKRSNARAEQPLDPVRLAALAELALLPKPYDGAPAGAWLQQLNGLLKRLCRNHYPYSQSHTLNGRKWLAFLDNRCPAAGLTRWMILVEGAYKPECKLDDKAIAGLTQAVEIWIRKHV; encoded by the coding sequence ATGAGTAGCCTGGACCAGTTGCAGCCACTCATGACCCCGCCGCCCATCGGATTCTGGCCGCCCGCGCCGGGCTGGTGGCTGTTGCTGGTGCTGCTGCCCCTGCTGGGTGTGGGTGTATGGCAATTGCGCCGATTCATTCCCGTCAAGCGCAGCAACGCCCGGGCCGAGCAACCGCTGGATCCGGTGCGCCTGGCCGCGCTGGCCGAGCTCGCCCTGCTGCCCAAGCCCTACGACGGCGCGCCGGCCGGCGCCTGGTTGCAACAGCTCAATGGGCTGCTCAAGCGGTTGTGCCGCAACCACTATCCCTACAGCCAGAGCCACACCCTCAATGGGCGCAAATGGCTGGCCTTCCTGGATAACCGCTGCCCGGCCGCCGGCCTGACCCGGTGGATGATCCTCGTGGAGGGCGCCTACAAGCCTGAATGCAAGCTCGATGACAAAGCCATCGCCGGCCTGACCCAAGCCGTCGAGATATGGATTCGCAAACATGTTTGA
- a CDS encoding sugar kinase, which produces MPEFDVLSFGETMAMLVADETGDLAGVNRFHKRIAGADSNVAIGLSRLGFQVGWLSRVGADSLGRFVVQALEKEGLDCRHVAVDPAHPTGFQLKSRTDDGSDPQVEYFRRGSAASHLSIDSITPTLLTARHLHATGIVPALSMTARQMSFELMTRMREAGRSLSFDPNLRPSLWASEALMIREINRHAALAHWVLPGLGEGRLLTGFDDPADIAAFYLDQGAEVVVIKLGPDGAYYRTALGEGFVAGVPVAQVVDTVGAGDGFAVGLISALLEGLDVTEAVRRANWIGSRAVQNRGDMEGLPTRNELLAEFNEANREQALAHRAGTNPCGRELARE; this is translated from the coding sequence ATGCCTGAGTTCGATGTACTGTCGTTCGGCGAAACCATGGCGATGCTGGTCGCCGACGAAACTGGCGACCTGGCTGGCGTCAACCGGTTTCACAAACGCATCGCCGGCGCGGACAGCAACGTGGCCATCGGCTTGTCGCGGCTGGGTTTCCAGGTGGGGTGGCTCAGTCGGGTCGGCGCCGACTCCCTGGGTCGCTTCGTGGTGCAGGCGCTGGAAAAGGAAGGCCTGGATTGCCGTCATGTGGCCGTCGATCCGGCACACCCCACCGGCTTTCAGCTCAAGTCCCGCACCGACGATGGCAGCGACCCGCAAGTCGAATATTTCCGTCGTGGTTCGGCCGCCAGCCATCTGTCGATCGACTCCATCACCCCGACGCTGCTCACCGCTCGTCATCTCCACGCCACCGGCATCGTGCCAGCGCTGTCGATGACTGCACGGCAAATGTCCTTCGAATTGATGACCCGCATGCGCGAGGCCGGACGCAGCCTGTCGTTCGACCCCAACCTGCGTCCGAGCCTGTGGGCCAGCGAAGCACTGATGATCCGCGAGATCAACCGCCATGCGGCCCTCGCCCACTGGGTCTTGCCGGGGCTTGGCGAAGGTCGGCTGCTGACCGGCTTCGATGACCCTGCCGACATCGCGGCGTTTTATCTGGACCAGGGTGCCGAGGTGGTGGTGATCAAGCTCGGCCCGGACGGTGCTTATTACCGCACGGCGCTGGGCGAGGGATTCGTCGCCGGCGTGCCGGTGGCCCAGGTAGTGGACACGGTGGGCGCTGGCGACGGCTTCGCCGTCGGCCTGATCAGCGCGTTGCTCGAAGGCCTCGACGTCACCGAGGCCGTACGGCGCGCGAACTGGATAGGCAGCCGCGCGGTGCAAAACCGGGGAGACATGGAAGGACTGCCGACACGCAATGAGTTACTGGCTGAATTCAATGAAGCCAATCGCGAGCAAGCTCTCGCCCACAGGGCTGGCACGAATCCGTGTGGGCGCGAGCTTGCTCGCGAATGA
- a CDS encoding DUF58 domain-containing protein, which translates to MNDPLAPVPGIRVSLSELIEMRHRVREVQLFSTPGQRSPLIGLHHSKLRGRGVDFDQVRVYQAGDDVRTIDWRVTARTQEPHTKLFHEERERPIFIMIEQSHRLFFGSGLIFKSVLAARAASLIGWAALGHNDRVGGLVFGNNTHYEVKPRRSKQSLLQLLNRLVRVNQSLHTDGESDRDSFGVALRRAREVLRPGSLAIVICDERALSDSAEQQLSLLSRHCDLLLLPLSDPLDHALPAAGLLRFAQRGEQLELDTLNLELRQTYRAQAEARLMRWEMLAQKLRILMLPLSTQGDMVEQLREYLNPKRPGKAR; encoded by the coding sequence GTGAATGACCCACTCGCGCCCGTCCCGGGCATCCGCGTCAGCCTTTCGGAGCTGATCGAGATGCGCCATCGCGTGCGCGAAGTGCAGTTGTTCTCCACGCCCGGCCAGCGCAGCCCGCTGATCGGCCTGCACCACTCCAAGCTGCGCGGGCGCGGGGTGGATTTCGACCAGGTGCGGGTCTACCAGGCCGGCGATGATGTACGCACCATCGACTGGCGAGTCACCGCGCGGACCCAAGAGCCCCACACCAAACTGTTCCATGAAGAACGCGAGCGGCCGATCTTCATCATGATCGAGCAGAGCCATCGCCTGTTCTTCGGTTCCGGACTGATTTTCAAGTCGGTGCTGGCCGCCCGCGCCGCGAGCCTGATCGGCTGGGCCGCGCTGGGGCACAACGACCGGGTCGGCGGACTGGTGTTCGGCAACAACACCCACTACGAAGTCAAGCCGCGGCGCAGCAAACAGAGCCTGCTGCAACTGCTCAACCGCCTGGTGCGAGTCAATCAATCGCTGCACACCGACGGCGAGTCAGACCGCGACTCGTTCGGCGTTGCCTTGCGCCGGGCCCGGGAAGTCCTGCGCCCAGGCAGCCTGGCGATCGTGATCTGCGACGAGCGCGCCTTGTCCGACAGCGCCGAGCAGCAACTGAGCCTGCTGTCGCGTCATTGCGACCTGCTGCTCTTGCCGCTGTCCGACCCGCTGGATCACGCCCTGCCCGCCGCCGGATTGCTGCGTTTTGCCCAGCGTGGCGAGCAATTGGAGCTCGACACACTGAATCTCGAGTTGCGCCAGACGTATCGTGCCCAGGCCGAAGCGCGGCTGATGCGCTGGGAGATGTTGGCCCAGAAGCTGCGAATCCTGATGCTGCCCTTGAGCACCCAGGGCGACATGGTCGAACAATTGCGCGAGTACCTGAACCCCAAGCGACCGGGGAAAGCCCGATGA
- a CDS encoding ATP-binding cassette domain-containing protein: MHSIRAMIKNAYRKHTKLLAITITTIIALKLITLAPPLLLGTIIDTLQGNRNPASSTLLALTTGLIVAGCIHAIITPLQLHALSKLVQGIIMNASIEWITELIGKEFSSFSSWRIGHFIKSVERGITAHEQLLIFIVIIALPVLLEFIVVGGTFIYIGGGEIFLSMTAAGVIYLATTHQIIKWRRKHIDAVNEQEDELSALLYNTLNAAKNIKLEGAIPTALHPLNAAFRRYAGAAVTTASSGGLLSTAKILFVSLSTGGLLYWGVVDQLSSQPSISVGQLVAIFSIAGSYLLSISTLTEGYRALDQFLADQRQFQGLLSLPDFDRSNRLALVDSRRSSVLELGPCEVEGTGPLRLSIKRSLAFVQGQSVAVTGPSGAGKTTFLEVLAGLDASRRDLLSIDLVPVSLLTGQAHLDALRYCPQQPRFLEGSFEQSVLFGGSASPMLSRAIRQLELDEIVATRQVSENASNISGGEAKRLSLLRLINKPRKFNMFDEPSASIEPRLTTPLWDLLFDVFAGQGLICVTHDVDHLHRFDRVIVMHDGAIVEDGPWLDLIDRPAIKLLVDEIRMQN; this comes from the coding sequence ATGCACAGCATCCGGGCAATGATAAAAAACGCCTATAGAAAACACACCAAACTTCTAGCAATAACTATAACCACAATCATCGCACTTAAACTGATTACACTTGCCCCTCCACTGTTACTCGGAACCATCATCGACACCCTGCAAGGCAATAGAAATCCAGCATCCAGCACCCTGCTCGCACTGACGACAGGCCTAATTGTCGCTGGATGTATTCATGCCATCATCACTCCTCTGCAACTCCATGCGCTGTCCAAGCTGGTACAGGGCATTATCATGAACGCTTCCATTGAGTGGATCACCGAACTTATAGGCAAAGAGTTTTCGTCATTCAGTTCCTGGAGAATCGGCCACTTTATAAAGTCGGTCGAGCGCGGAATTACCGCTCACGAACAACTGCTCATTTTCATTGTAATCATTGCGCTTCCCGTACTCCTGGAGTTCATAGTTGTTGGGGGGACTTTTATTTACATAGGGGGCGGTGAAATTTTTTTGAGCATGACGGCGGCCGGAGTTATCTATCTGGCTACCACCCACCAAATTATCAAATGGCGAAGAAAGCACATCGATGCAGTCAATGAACAGGAAGATGAGTTAAGCGCACTTCTCTACAACACCCTCAACGCGGCGAAAAACATAAAACTGGAAGGTGCCATACCTACTGCCCTGCATCCTTTGAACGCGGCGTTCAGACGTTATGCCGGCGCTGCTGTGACTACGGCATCCTCTGGCGGCCTGCTGAGCACCGCCAAGATATTGTTCGTAAGCCTTTCCACTGGGGGGTTGCTCTACTGGGGCGTCGTGGACCAATTGTCGAGCCAGCCCAGCATCAGCGTCGGACAGCTGGTGGCCATTTTTTCAATCGCGGGGAGTTATCTGCTCAGTATTTCAACCTTGACTGAAGGGTATCGTGCTCTTGATCAGTTCCTGGCAGACCAGCGTCAATTTCAGGGGCTGTTATCACTTCCGGACTTCGATCGCAGCAATCGGCTGGCCTTGGTTGATTCCCGGCGCTCCTCAGTTCTGGAACTCGGACCCTGCGAAGTGGAGGGAACGGGACCGCTTCGCCTGTCGATCAAACGCTCCCTGGCATTTGTTCAAGGGCAGTCAGTGGCCGTTACGGGCCCTAGCGGCGCAGGCAAAACCACTTTTCTGGAAGTCCTCGCCGGGCTTGATGCATCAAGGCGAGACCTACTGAGCATCGACTTGGTACCGGTTTCACTTTTGACCGGCCAAGCCCACTTGGACGCCTTGAGATACTGCCCCCAACAACCGCGATTTCTGGAAGGTTCTTTTGAACAATCGGTTCTGTTCGGAGGCAGCGCATCGCCGATGTTGTCTAGAGCCATACGGCAATTGGAACTGGATGAAATTGTGGCAACACGGCAGGTCAGCGAAAATGCATCGAATATCTCCGGAGGCGAAGCTAAACGCCTATCACTGCTGCGCCTTATCAACAAACCCCGAAAATTCAATATGTTCGACGAGCCAAGCGCATCCATCGAACCCAGGCTGACCACGCCTCTATGGGACCTGTTATTCGACGTTTTTGCCGGGCAAGGGTTGATATGTGTCACTCATGACGTTGACCACCTGCATCGGTTTGACCGGGTCATTGTGATGCATGACGGGGCAATCGTGGAGGACGGTCCGTGGCTGGATCTTATCGACAGGCCAGCAATCAAGCTGCTGGTGGATGAGATTCGGATGCAGAACTAG
- a CDS encoding MFS transporter, translating to MQTLNLATRRWWYIMPIVFITYSLAYLDRANYGFAAASGMAEDLMITPGLSSLLGALFFLGYFFFQVPGAIYAQKHSVKKLIFVSLILWGSLATLTGVVSNAYWLIVIRFMLGVVEAAVMPAMLVYLCHWFTRAERSRANTFLILGNPVTMLWMSVVSGYLVEQFDWRWMFIIEGLPAVLWAFVWWRLADDRPAQAKWLSDQEKHDLETALAAEQVGIKAVKNYAEAFRSPKVIILALQFFCWSIGVYGFVLWLPSILKAGLKMNMVEAGWLSSLPYLAAVIAMLIVSWASDKVQKRKRFVWPPLLIASIAFYASYLLGAEHFWWSYALLVIAGACMYAPYGPFFAIVPEILPANVAGGAMALINSMGALGSFGGSYLVGYLNGSTGSTGMSFLLMSGALLLSVVLTLALNPGASDRVVPKTATPHPAPVR from the coding sequence ATGCAGACGCTCAACCTCGCCACCCGCCGCTGGTGGTACATCATGCCCATCGTCTTCATCACCTACAGCCTCGCCTACCTCGACCGGGCCAACTATGGCTTCGCCGCGGCCTCGGGCATGGCCGAAGACTTGATGATCACGCCAGGCCTGTCGTCGCTGCTCGGCGCGCTTTTTTTCCTCGGCTACTTTTTCTTCCAGGTGCCGGGTGCGATCTACGCGCAGAAGCACAGCGTGAAGAAGCTGATCTTCGTCAGCCTGATCCTCTGGGGCTCGCTGGCTACCCTCACCGGCGTGGTCTCCAACGCGTACTGGCTGATCGTGATCCGCTTCATGCTCGGCGTGGTGGAAGCGGCCGTGATGCCGGCGATGCTGGTCTACCTCTGCCACTGGTTCACCCGGGCCGAACGCTCACGCGCCAACACGTTCCTGATCCTTGGCAACCCGGTCACGATGCTATGGATGTCGGTGGTCTCGGGGTACCTCGTCGAGCAATTCGACTGGCGCTGGATGTTCATCATCGAGGGCCTGCCGGCGGTGCTCTGGGCGTTTGTCTGGTGGCGCCTGGCGGACGATCGTCCAGCCCAGGCCAAGTGGCTCAGCGACCAGGAAAAACACGACCTTGAAACGGCGCTGGCAGCCGAGCAGGTCGGCATCAAGGCGGTGAAGAACTATGCCGAGGCCTTCCGCTCGCCCAAGGTGATCATCCTGGCGTTGCAGTTCTTTTGCTGGAGCATCGGCGTCTACGGTTTTGTGCTGTGGTTGCCGTCGATCCTCAAGGCGGGCCTGAAGATGAACATGGTCGAAGCCGGCTGGCTGTCATCGCTGCCGTACCTGGCGGCCGTGATCGCCATGCTGATCGTGTCCTGGGCGTCGGACAAGGTGCAGAAACGCAAGCGTTTCGTCTGGCCGCCGCTGCTGATCGCCTCTATCGCGTTCTATGCCTCCTACCTGCTCGGCGCTGAGCATTTCTGGTGGTCCTATGCCTTGCTGGTGATTGCGGGCGCTTGCATGTACGCGCCCTACGGGCCGTTTTTCGCCATCGTCCCGGAGATCCTCCCGGCGAACGTGGCTGGCGGCGCGATGGCGCTGATCAACAGCATGGGCGCACTGGGATCGTTCGGCGGCTCGTACCTGGTGGGTTACCTCAACGGTTCTACCGGCTCCACCGGCATGTCCTTCCTGTTAATGAGCGGTGCGCTGCTGTTGTCGGTGGTGCTGACCCTCGCTCTCAATCCCGGTGCCAGCGACCGGGTCGTGCCCAAGACTGCGACACCCCATCCGGCGCCTGTCCGTTAA
- a CDS encoding vWA domain-containing protein, translating to MFEFAWPWVFILLPLPWLMRLVLPAADSGEPALKVSFLDELEGLVGRRARANLPTWRQQAPFILLWLLLLIAAARPQWLGEPLPIAASGRDLLVAVDVSGSMDFPDMQWQDEDISRLALVQRMLGDFLESREGDRVGLILFGTQAYLQAPLTFDRHTVRRWLDEARVGIAGKNTAIGDAIGLALKRLRQRPAQSRVLILVTDGANNGGQIDPLTAARLAADESVKIYPIGVGADPEQSGSAGFLGVNPSLDLDEATLREIAQVTGGQYFRAEDGEQLLAIKATLDQLEPVTQQPTQARPAHALYHWPLAVALVLSMLLVARERWPDNPLQRLFTQPLFQPSHPSEWRQRLKRLRLRRRR from the coding sequence ATGTTTGAGTTCGCCTGGCCGTGGGTCTTCATCCTGTTGCCGTTGCCCTGGCTGATGCGCCTGGTGTTGCCGGCTGCGGACAGTGGCGAGCCGGCGCTCAAGGTCAGCTTCCTGGATGAGCTCGAAGGATTGGTGGGGCGGCGGGCCCGGGCCAATTTACCGACATGGCGCCAGCAGGCTCCCTTCATCCTGCTTTGGCTTTTGCTGTTGATCGCCGCCGCCCGCCCGCAGTGGCTGGGCGAGCCGTTGCCGATCGCCGCGAGCGGTCGCGACCTCCTGGTGGCGGTGGACGTGTCGGGCTCGATGGATTTTCCCGACATGCAATGGCAGGACGAAGACATCAGCCGTCTGGCGCTGGTGCAGCGCATGCTCGGCGACTTCCTCGAAAGCCGCGAAGGTGATCGGGTCGGCCTGATTCTGTTTGGTACCCAGGCGTATCTGCAGGCGCCCCTGACATTCGATCGCCACACCGTGCGGCGCTGGCTCGACGAAGCGCGCGTGGGCATCGCCGGCAAGAACACTGCCATCGGCGACGCCATTGGCTTGGCCCTCAAGCGCCTGCGTCAACGTCCGGCGCAGAGCCGCGTGCTGATCCTGGTGACCGATGGCGCCAATAATGGCGGCCAGATCGATCCGCTGACCGCCGCGCGGCTGGCTGCCGATGAAAGCGTGAAGATCTACCCGATCGGCGTAGGCGCCGACCCGGAGCAAAGTGGCAGCGCCGGCTTCCTGGGCGTCAACCCGAGCCTGGACCTCGACGAAGCGACACTCAGGGAAATCGCCCAAGTCACCGGCGGCCAATATTTCCGGGCCGAGGATGGCGAGCAACTGTTGGCGATAAAGGCGACCCTTGACCAACTCGAACCGGTGACCCAGCAACCAACCCAGGCCCGCCCGGCCCATGCCTTGTATCATTGGCCCCTGGCCGTTGCGCTGGTATTGAGCATGTTGCTGGTGGCCCGGGAACGTTGGCCGGACAATCCGTTGCAACGCCTGTTCACCCAGCCGCTGTTCCAACCCTCGCACCCCTCCGAATGGCGCCAGCGGCTCAAGCGCCTGCGACTGCGGAGGCGCCGATGA
- a CDS encoding D-glycerate dehydrogenase, which yields MKKHVVLYKKLSAQLMERLQAKAQVTLIERLDARGLVQLRDALPSAHALLGAGLKLDASLLDLAPHLEAIASVSVGVDNYDIDYLTERRIMLTNTPDVLTETTADTGFALILATARRVVELANLVRAGAWQQSIGPQHFGNDVHGKTLGIVGMGRIGEALAQRGHFGFGMPVLYHSHSPKPAVEQRFNARYCDLDTLLQQADFICLTLPLTAETEGLIDARAFAQMRPGSIFINIARGKVVDETALIEALRSGQIRGAGLDVFEHEPLNADSPLLQMDNVVATPHMGSATHETREAMARCAVENLLAALAGERPVNLVNAGAWTL from the coding sequence ATGAAAAAGCACGTGGTGTTGTACAAGAAACTGTCAGCGCAACTGATGGAACGCCTGCAAGCGAAGGCCCAGGTCACCCTCATCGAACGTCTCGACGCCCGGGGCCTGGTGCAACTGCGCGATGCCCTGCCCAGCGCCCATGCGCTGTTGGGCGCAGGCCTCAAGCTCGATGCGTCGCTGCTGGACCTGGCGCCCCACCTCGAGGCGATCGCCAGCGTTTCGGTGGGCGTCGACAATTACGATATCGACTACCTGACCGAACGGCGGATCATGCTCACCAACACGCCCGATGTACTGACCGAAACCACCGCCGACACCGGCTTCGCCCTGATCCTAGCAACCGCCCGGCGCGTGGTGGAACTGGCCAATCTGGTCCGCGCAGGCGCTTGGCAACAGAGCATCGGCCCCCAACATTTCGGCAACGACGTCCACGGCAAGACCCTGGGCATCGTCGGCATGGGCCGCATCGGCGAAGCCTTGGCCCAACGCGGCCACTTCGGCTTCGGCATGCCGGTGCTGTACCACAGCCATTCTCCGAAACCCGCTGTCGAGCAACGTTTCAACGCGCGGTACTGCGACCTCGACACGCTGCTGCAACAAGCGGATTTCATCTGCTTGACCTTGCCCTTGACCGCCGAGACAGAAGGTCTCATCGATGCACGGGCGTTTGCTCAGATGCGCCCCGGAAGCATCTTCATCAACATCGCCCGGGGCAAGGTCGTCGACGAAACCGCGCTGATCGAGGCCCTGCGCAGCGGACAGATCCGTGGCGCCGGCCTGGACGTTTTCGAGCACGAGCCTCTGAACGCGGATTCACCACTGTTGCAGATGGATAACGTAGTGGCGACGCCGCACATGGGCTCGGCTACGCATGAGACTCGGGAAGCGATGGCGCGTTGTGCGGTGGAGAACCTGCTGGCGGCGTTGGCGGGGGAACGGCCGGTGAATCTGGTGAACGCGGGGGCGTGGACGCTCTGA
- a CDS encoding AP endonuclease: MNKPPVSISLSSYGADLVRQRGQGSFIDLLTAAGASRIEWREELLTTERPAELAAGARGQGLESVYSSPLELWLPGQPGPNPALAATLQRCEAFGSAWLKVSLGHFTDSHDVSPLADALAASPVQLLVENDQTLQGGRIEPLQRFFAAVQAHGLPIAMTFDIGNWQWQDQSATAAARQLGRHVAYVHCKAVARRADGKLVAVPPAATDLHLWEQLLKHMPVGVMRAAEYPLQGDDLLQLTAEHVALLSRLGQSHRETAHA; this comes from the coding sequence ATGAACAAACCACCCGTTTCCATCAGCCTCTCCAGCTACGGCGCCGACCTGGTGCGCCAACGCGGTCAGGGCAGTTTCATCGACCTGCTGACCGCCGCCGGCGCTTCGCGTATCGAATGGCGCGAGGAGCTGCTGACCACCGAGCGACCCGCCGAGCTGGCCGCTGGCGCACGGGGCCAGGGCTTGGAAAGCGTCTACTCTTCACCACTCGAACTCTGGCTCCCCGGCCAGCCCGGGCCCAATCCCGCCCTGGCGGCCACCTTGCAACGTTGCGAGGCATTCGGCTCGGCGTGGTTGAAGGTTTCCCTCGGCCACTTCACCGACTCCCACGACGTATCGCCCCTGGCAGACGCCCTCGCGGCAAGCCCGGTGCAACTGCTGGTGGAGAACGATCAGACCTTGCAAGGCGGACGGATCGAACCTCTGCAACGCTTCTTCGCTGCGGTCCAAGCACACGGTTTACCCATCGCCATGACCTTCGACATCGGCAACTGGCAATGGCAGGACCAATCAGCCACCGCCGCCGCCCGACAGCTCGGACGGCATGTGGCGTATGTGCATTGCAAGGCCGTGGCCCGGCGCGCCGATGGCAAGCTGGTCGCCGTGCCGCCAGCCGCGACCGACCTGCACCTGTGGGAACAATTGCTCAAGCACATGCCGGTCGGCGTGATGCGCGCCGCCGAGTACCCGCTACAAGGCGATGACCTGCTGCAATTGACCGCTGAACACGTTGCCCTCCTGTCCCGCCTCGGGCAATCGCACCGGGAGACTGCCCATGCCTGA